In Miscanthus floridulus cultivar M001 chromosome 19, ASM1932011v1, whole genome shotgun sequence, the DNA window AGAAGCATGCAAGTTTCATGTCTGAACATGTTTGCAAGCAAATACCCGCTTGTGACAACAACACCTACAAAATATTATCACATTCGCCCTCGATACACTAGGGTGCAATTTTCACACGCGCACCGCGTGTAGCCGTCGGTTTTAGCGGTCGAAGGTGTTAGTCTTATAAGAAATATATCATCATGATTGCATTATAAGTAAAGAAATTTAAAAACAATAAGGTTTAAAGTTATCACACATCTAGTTACTTACCACATACAATTTGAATGGACGAAAAATTTAAGACTCAGTTGTTAAATATATTATTAAATTAACGACTAAACATAGAAACCTAGTTGTATTGAATGTTCCTCGTAGCCTCAATAGTCATCCACGGCTGCGATTTAGGCCCTCTTTGGATCAGTTTTGGATTCTTAAAACCAGTTTTTGTCTTTAGTTTCTAAAATCTGGATTCTGAGCAAAAATTggtggggtgtttggatcccagtTTTTAAGAATcaggcttcatttattgctctatGGGTAAAAAAAAACTGGCAAAAGCTGAGTATCAACATCTTCCTGGTTTTTAAAAATCTGTCAAAAACTGGCAAAAAGCTGGATggatccaaacaagacctaaacACCTCCAACTGACCCTTGTTCATTTTGGCTCTAATCCAATGAGACTCACGATTTGATTTGGTACCCGCGCCTACACCCTAGCAGGTCCCAACTATAAAAAGCCTGCTCACCGGAGCTTAAAGCTGTAATTATTGTAACTTTTCAAGTTTTATCTATAGTACATGTTAGAAGGTAAACAACAGCAAACACCCTCAAAATCTCAGGGGGAGATGCGTATGCTGCCTTATCTTGAACAAAACCATCAACAGATGACAACTCAACCGACAAATCTCCTCGTGGCCCATGGTAGAGAAGACTTATCCTAACCCTTCCCCCCTTTCTCTAGCAGAAATTCAGCAAAGACCCATCCACAATCCCTGAAAGCAAAACACtcacaacacaaccaaattgtaaAGCGCGACAAGTTCCTTCGTGGTAGCTAGCATGTGGGCTAGTCGGGTATTCTTTGTCGCGAGAGGGAAATCTCAATTTGGGGTGTCGATGTGGACGACAAAAAAAAGGTGGATCTTGGACTTTGAAGTTGTAGGTTTGCTAGTACACATACAATTGTTCATGCTCGTGGATCTTATATACTTTGGGCTACTTTGGTAGAGCTCCGCTCTAGCTTCTTCGGAGCAAATTCTATATATCTCTACCAAACACTTAAAAATGCATTTTGATTCTGATAGGGAACTAACGagaatcacttctccatttacACTATGAGTTGGGAGCTAAAAAAAAATCTGCTCTCCACCGCTTCCCACTACCTGTTCAATTGCCACTAAAATCACTTCAGAATTAATTCTCACCTATTCCCCACATTACTCCACCTTAGAACCAAGAATTGAAGATCAAGAATCAGGAAAGAATACTCTACCAAACTGACCCGTTACTCCTTCCTCGTCAACAAAATAAAAATCTTGTTTTCAAGAAGTCAAAGAATTCAAAGTTTAATAAAATATATACAAAACAagtaatatttatttattattcatAATAAGTAACGTGAAATCCATTttaataataaacttatttaaagaagATGTAAACTTTCTGATTGTTTGATTTATGGTAAGCGAGATTTTTTCTTTTGGACGGGGGAGTATATAGTATAATAACAACTGCGTGTCAAATGCCATCACATTCAGCGGGGCTGCAGGGCCAGGCCAATACACGGAGCTACAGCAGGGCCCGCCCAACCCGTGAAAAAGGCCAACAAGGGTCGGGTCGACTAGCTTACCATGAAGCAGAATCCGGAGAGGCCCAGATCCGGTTCCAGGCCCGCCGACCCGGGCCTCGGCCGTTTCGCCGTCGAACCCTGCCTCTCGACGCCTttaaacgacgacgacgacggtgctTGCGCACCCTTGTTTCTTCCAGCAGGCGTCGGCcgcaacggcggcggcgacgacaccGATGGCGGCGACGAGGTGCTGGGTGCCTGGGCCCTGTGGCCCGTCGGAAGCCCGCCGAAGAACCCCGCGTCCAGGTCGTCCTGGAACATGTCCACGAACACCTGCTGCAGCTCCTCGAAGGTCTCCTGCACGCACGCACCAACACGGATCGATTCGGTTAGCGCGCGGATCTCGACGCGCGAGGGACGCTCCAGATCATCAGCGGCGGGTGCGCGGGCTTTACCGTTGGCGTGGCCTGGCTCATCATGTCGGCCATCTCTCCGAGGAAGTCCCCCATCCCCGACAGCTGCGGAAGGACGATGATGCATGCACGAAATGGAAAGAAACCGTCAGCGATCGAATTTCCCTGACCAAATCCCTCAAGAAAATGCATGCGATTGAGTTCGGTCGAGTACTTACGTCAGCCTCGTCGTCCTCGCTGTCGTAGACGCCGACGTCGTAGAGGAGCCGCTTGTTGGAGTCGGAGAGCACTGCTTCGATCGGCATGGAATGTGAGGAATTTGCTTTTGGGCGGCTAAGCTAATGATCGATCAATGGAGGAGCAGAGAGGGGGGTGATCACCGGAGTAGGCGCCCTGGATCTCTTGGAACCGCACCTTGGCCTCCTCCACGCGCGCCGAGCTGCCGGGCGCCGAGCACCTGTCCGGATGCCATATCTGCACGTGCAATCAGAATCAGGCGTACAAAAATTCAGCAAATGATCCTCGATTTGTAGCGGTTGGTTGGAAGAAGAGGAGACGAACAACATTGATTAGCCAGCTAGCTCGTCGAAGGAAAAACGGACGTACCATGGCGAGCCTCCGGTACGCGACCCTGAGCTCGGCGTCGGTGCACTCCCTGCTGAGCCCGAGCACGGCGTAGAGGTCGGCGACAGGAGCCGAAGCTTTCTCCTGGCCCTGGACGTTGCCGCAGTGACTGGCAGCCATGTCGGCTGACGCCGGCGCGCGCGCGCAGAATCTGCTGCTCTGCTCGACTGGTCTGTTCGAGAGGCGGGGTTTGGCAGAGTGGCGTGCAGGAGAGAACAGAGAAGGGGCCCGGCCAGAAGCAAACAAACAGGGGCCAAGGAGAGGCGAGGGGAGGCCGGTCGCGCGCAAGTTGCTTGGCTGGCCGGCGCTTCCACGCGAAACGCGAAGGCTCCAGAACCGGGGCCTGACACCGACGCCTGCTTGTGTGGTTTTAAAGACGAAAAGTGTGTGGTCACATCACCTGTTAATTAACGTCATGCTAACAAAGATATTTACCGTAGTGAAAAGGGCATGCATGATTCGGAAAAGACTAACTGTCCGGCTGATAAATGGTATTTTGGTGtgttgagaaaaaaaaatatactaTAGCCGATAAATTCAAGTGAATAGGCTAGAAACACAGTTACGGGAGTGTTCTTTTATATTAAAGCCACGGCCGCACTATAGCGGCTGCGACCGTGGCTTTAGTCTAAAGTTTAGTTTAGTCTAAAGTCTGGAAGAACTAAACTAAATTTTAAGTGTGTTTTTGATGCAAAATAAAAGATCTAAATATGAACTAATTGTGGACTAAAAAATAATAGATGCTACGAGTAATTGATAAGTAGAACTtattataaaaaaggaaaaaatagctCACATTTAGCCTATTGTCCCTACTAAACTTAAGTCTGGTGATCCAAATAAGCCCTATATATATTTTATATGGAGGCCATGGTTCAACAAATAAAACAATGAACCACAACACTCAGTGGCAATAGTACAAGATAGCACCCTGCATATGTGGAAAAATGTACTTACCGAATTTAGAAATTTGCTTCCGAGCAGGAAAGCACTTCAAACTAAAGCCACATTTTATTCTTCTTTTAATCAAGTTGCAAAAAAGAGTGTCTTAGACCGTCTCCAACAGCGCAACCCAAACGCAAAATAGGTGGTTCACAATACTTTGCATACCTAAAAACATGCTCCAATAGAAGACCCAGACAAATGACCCATTTTGCATCCGAGGCCAGCCATAATGCAAAAAAGCGTCGTCGAGGAGAGACGACGCAAAAATCTTGTGCCCGTAGTGGTGGGCCCGCGGACGAGATGACGGCGAGGACCGCGGTGGGGTGCTACCGGCTCGGCGAGGCAAGCCCGCGGAGGGGAGCGGCCGGCCTCGTGCCCCCGTCCAGCAGCCCCGACTCcccctcctccgcctccgcctcatgGGTCGCGTGGCGATCCTCGCCGTGCAGCTCGGCAACATCCTCAACCGCAGCGGGGACGAGCTccgcctcctctacctcctccgccgcctcgcGCTCTCTGCCGAGGCCCGCGGTAGCGCGTTCCTCCCCAACCTCGGCAACCGCGAGGTCATGAACGTCTCCGGCGATTTCCGCTTCGCCACGCCGCAGGGCCTCCAGGAGTTCTCCGCCTGGGCCGGGTGGCACCGTGCGGGGCCAGTCCGACGCCGGCGGATGAACGAGCCACCACGGGCGGCCGACGCGTGCTCCACCCCCGGTGTCGGCGAGCTGCGCCGTGCGGGTGGCCTCCGCCTCCGGCCTCGTCGCGCGCCGCCGTGTGGGCGGACCGGCCCTGGTGAGATTCGCCTACGGCCTTGCTCCACCCGCAGCGCGTGGCCGAGCTCGCTGGCACGGGGCGGCATGCGGTGGAGGACGTACGGGGCAGCGCGTGGCCAGGCTCGCAGCCGCAAGAGGCGCGGGGCCAGTCTCGCCGGCGGAGGGAGGAAATTTTGGGTTCGCTGTTGGCGAAAGGAAATTTTGGGTGGGTGATCCGGTGACTGTGCGTGACCCGGTGACCAGTggcgaagccagaaaaaaaattaggaggggctgaacaaaagaatagagactttttttatcttctcttaaccttagcccctcctacctaatacccGGTGACCAGTggcgaagccagaaaaaaattaggaggggctgaacaaaagaatagagacttttttatcttctcttaaccttagcccctcctacctaatacatatatacataaaattttaagagagggcttagagaaactccacgtgctcaggatCGGTAGGGGGCTAAAGCCCCCCTAGTCCCACCGTTGGTTTCGTCACTGCCGGTGACTGTGCGTGACTCAATCCTTAGAATGGATCTCGTGTTTGGGTTTGGACGGTTGGAAATAGTCTCAGAGAGGTGCATTGAACAGGCCCACGTCGGCAGGACAGGGTGTAGAGTAGGACACACATGCATGCACGAGAACATTGTCCATCGAGATCATTGGAATCAGATTATGGAGTAATTAACAATCGTCGTGTGGACATGGCCCTTTTCTGGAACGATCCTCATTTGGGCAAGTTGTTGGCCTCTGGAGAGTTCGCTCCTCCGCACTGGCCACTTATCGAGATTTGAGTATTTGACTGACCGGCCCGCACTTGGCGACACGAAGATTCTAGAGAGAGCGGGGTGGCACCGGGCACTCGTACGTGGTTGTCAGGGCGTCCTCGACGCTGACCGGCTGACGAGCCGAAAAGCGCATGGCTGCCGGGCCCCCGCCGCAGCCGGCACCGTCGGCACGGCCGGGGGACACCCAGACCACACAGACCAGTTCAGCTGGGGCCTGGGAAGCTTCCCGTATCCGGCAAAAAGGCCCATGCGATGGCTCGGCGCGGCTGGTGGGGACGGCGGACGGGGTGGAAACGTCTGCCAAAATTCGACCGGTTCGCTGGTTCTTTGGTTGGTTTATGGGCTGATTTAGGCTGATCGAtgttggtttattgtgagagaaaaacactgttggctgactgatttaggctggctgaaaccaacaagcgaacatgccgaTTGTTAGAAATACACGTCGTCCGGATCCCCTCTCCGGTTTCCGTCCCTCCCGATAGCACGGCCCGGTTTatattgtaagttttttcactctctcttcatcatatcaaatctttttggacacatgcatagagtattaaatgtagataaaaaaataactaattacacagtttgattataaattacgagatgaatcttttgaacctagttagaccatgattggataataattatcaaatacaaatgaaaatgctacagtaccgaatactaattcctaacctcaatcta includes these proteins:
- the LOC136527683 gene encoding uncharacterized protein, which translates into the protein MLPSCTARIATRPMRRRRRRGSRGCWTGARGRPLPSAGLPRRAGSTPPRSSPSSRPRAHHYGHKIFASSLLDDAFLHYGWPRMQNGSFVWVFYWSMFLGVGVRPRFWSLRVSRGSAGQPSNLRATGLPSPLLGPCLFASGRAPSLFSPARHSAKPRLSNRPVEQSSRFCARAPASADMAASHCGNVQGQEKASAPVADLYAVLGLSRECTDAELRVAYRRLAMIWHPDRCSAPGSSARVEEAKVRFQEIQGAYSVLSDSNKRLLYDVGVYDSEDDEADLSGMGDFLGEMADMMSQATPTETFEELQQVFVDMFQDDLDAGFFGGLPTGHRAQAPSTSSPPSVSSPPPLRPTPAGRNKGAQAPSSSSFKGVERQGSTAKRPRPGSAGLEPDLGLSGFCFMVSKSKERQAAWASDDGDNRSGSKERLSTSRDVSGGHAHGRARAEETCGSVWPLSLVD